From a region of the Streptomyces venezuelae genome:
- a CDS encoding glycosyltransferase family 2 protein yields the protein MAPEGFDYETHSRLAGPLARPAPGPDGVHRVEYRSLLSREEVRTRIRAIALMTLAPVAAATLLLYLVWPTHWTVREGAARWLVVLDATMLCSIALIMLFTLVNVVSIAHATMAARDPVPVPAEPGTRVAFLTTYVPGKEPLAMVRATLRGARRVRHDGPLDVWLLDEGDDPEARALCARLGVRHFTRKGVPEWNTAKGPHRARTKHGNYNSWLASHGDDYEFFASVDTDHVPLANYLERMLGFFRDPDVAFVVGPQVYGNYTEAVTKAAESQQYLFHALIQRAGNRYGAPMFVGTNNAVRISALRQIGGLYDSITEDMATGFELHRRRNPATGRFWRSVYTPDVLAVGEGPASWTDLFTQQLRWSRGTYETLFKQYRKSLFTMPAGRRLNYTLMLVYYPMTAVNWLLGILSCALFLWFGASGTQVSSKVWLMLYADAAALQVGLYLWNRRHNVSPHEPAGSGGVAGMALSAVCAPVYLRSLGSAVLRTEGRFVVTPKGGDASPDRLATFRIHLFWAAVLVVSLLASVRFDHTHVAMRVWAVLALGIALAPVAVWCVTRRRPVSGGGADGGSEPGEEPAYVRATGGN from the coding sequence GTGGCGCCGGAAGGCTTCGACTACGAGACGCACAGCCGCCTCGCCGGTCCCCTCGCGCGGCCGGCGCCCGGGCCCGACGGCGTCCACCGGGTGGAGTACCGGTCCCTGCTCTCACGCGAGGAGGTCCGCACCCGAATACGGGCGATCGCCCTCATGACCCTGGCCCCGGTGGCCGCGGCCACCCTGCTGCTCTACCTGGTCTGGCCCACCCACTGGACCGTCCGGGAGGGCGCCGCCCGATGGCTGGTCGTCCTCGATGCCACGATGCTCTGCTCCATCGCGCTCATCATGCTCTTCACCCTGGTCAACGTGGTGTCGATCGCCCACGCCACGATGGCCGCCCGGGACCCCGTCCCCGTACCGGCCGAGCCCGGCACCCGCGTCGCGTTCCTGACGACCTACGTCCCCGGCAAGGAGCCCCTCGCCATGGTGCGGGCCACCCTCCGGGGAGCGCGGCGCGTCCGCCACGACGGCCCGCTGGACGTGTGGCTGCTGGACGAGGGCGACGACCCCGAGGCCCGGGCACTGTGCGCGCGACTCGGCGTACGGCACTTCACCCGCAAGGGAGTGCCCGAGTGGAACACGGCCAAGGGCCCCCACCGGGCGAGGACCAAGCACGGCAACTACAACTCCTGGCTGGCGAGCCACGGCGACGACTACGAGTTCTTCGCCTCCGTCGACACCGACCACGTCCCGCTCGCGAACTACCTGGAGCGGATGCTCGGGTTCTTCCGCGACCCCGACGTCGCCTTCGTGGTCGGCCCGCAGGTCTACGGCAACTACACCGAGGCCGTCACCAAGGCCGCCGAGTCCCAGCAGTACCTCTTCCACGCCCTGATCCAGCGGGCCGGCAACCGCTACGGCGCCCCCATGTTCGTCGGCACCAACAACGCCGTACGGATCAGCGCCCTGCGGCAGATCGGCGGACTCTACGACTCCATCACCGAGGACATGGCCACCGGCTTCGAGCTCCACCGCCGCAGGAACCCGGCCACGGGCCGGTTCTGGCGCTCCGTCTACACCCCCGACGTGCTGGCCGTCGGCGAGGGCCCCGCCTCCTGGACCGACCTCTTCACCCAGCAGCTGCGCTGGTCGCGGGGCACCTACGAGACCCTGTTCAAGCAGTACCGCAAGAGCCTCTTCACGATGCCCGCCGGGCGCCGGCTCAACTACACGCTGATGCTCGTCTACTACCCGATGACCGCCGTGAACTGGCTGCTCGGCATCCTCAGCTGCGCCCTCTTCCTCTGGTTCGGCGCCTCCGGCACCCAGGTCTCCTCCAAGGTCTGGCTGATGCTCTACGCCGACGCGGCCGCCCTCCAGGTGGGCCTGTACCTGTGGAACCGCCGGCACAACGTCTCGCCCCACGAACCGGCCGGCTCCGGCGGCGTCGCCGGCATGGCCCTGTCCGCGGTCTGCGCGCCCGTCTACCTCAGGTCACTCGGCTCGGCGGTGCTGCGCACCGAGGGCCGTTTCGTCGTCACCCCCAAGGGCGGTGACGCCAGCCCCGACCGGCTGGCGACCTTCCGCATCCACCTCTTCTGGGCCGCCGTCCTGGTCGTCTCGCTGCTGGCGTCCGTCCGCTTCGACCACACGCACGTCGCCATGCGCGTCTGGGCGGTGCTGGCACTGGGCATCGCGCTCGCCCCGGTCGCCGTGTGGTGCGTGACGCGCCGCCGGCCCGTCTCCGGCGGCGGCGCGGACGGAGGTTCCGAGCCGGGTGAGGAGCCGGCGTACGTCCGGGCGACAGGAGGGAACTGA